The nucleotide window GTCCGAAATAACAATACCGTTGAAGGCTTAGTCAGGCCGGGCAAGAAATTCAAGAAAAGCAAAACAGTACAACTTGCCGATGGAGTTACCGCTGAGGTTACTCACATAGCTGACGATGGATTACGCACCTTGATTCTATCATGTGATCTTGACTCCACGAAGCTCGAACCCTATAAACACACTCCTTTTCCTCCTTATATCGAACAGGATGAATCCCTTTCGGAGGAGTATCAGACCGTGTATGCCAAAGACTTGGGAAGCAAAGCTGCCCCAACAGCTGGTCTTCATTTTACCGATGAACTGCTGGAAAAACTTAAAAAGGCCGGTATTTCAAAAACGGAAGTTACCCTTCATGTTGGCTTGGGGACTTTTGCGCCGGTTAAAACTGAGGACCTCGAAGAACATAACATGCACAGCGAATGGTTTCAGTTAAAGGAATCAACCTGTGAGCAACTCAACAGCGCTGAACATATTACGGCTGTTGGAACGACCAGTGTCCGGGTATTGGAATCTGCATTTGATGAAGGTGGGCCATTCAGCCCCCAAAGTAAGGAAACAGATATTTTCATTACGCCGGGCTATTCTTTTAAATCTGTAGATGCACTTATAACGAACTTCCACCTTCCCAAAAGCACCTTGCTCATGCTGGTTGCTGCATTCATGGGTTTTGATGAAATGAAAAAGGTGTACGAGCACGCCATTAAAGAGGAATATCGGTTCTATTCTTTTGGCGATGCCATGCTG belongs to Balneola sp. and includes:
- a CDS encoding tRNA preQ1(34) S-adenosylmethionine ribosyltransferase-isomerase QueA, with translation MNFTLSDFDYHLPEELIAQSPANPRDHARLLVYDRASGSITDDYFYNLGEYLPDESTLVVNNSKVEKCRLLFDEGKKEIFVTSVRNNNTVEGLVRPGKKFKKSKTVQLADGVTAEVTHIADDGLRTLILSCDLDSTKLEPYKHTPFPPYIEQDESLSEEYQTVYAKDLGSKAAPTAGLHFTDELLEKLKKAGISKTEVTLHVGLGTFAPVKTEDLEEHNMHSEWFQLKESTCEQLNSAEHITAVGTTSVRVLESAFDEGGPFSPQSKETDIFITPGYSFKSVDALITNFHLPKSTLLMLVAAFMGFDEMKKVYEHAIKEEYRFYSFGDAMLIL